A region of Streptomyces sp. NBC_01750 DNA encodes the following proteins:
- a CDS encoding DUF5958 family protein, translated as MLYAHEVILNELAQGLRPAPEGVEWFEGLSEDDQRKALHTLVLFCGQARAREDDVPESIARSGIRPTHTPAVMLTKWRFGMDRLPAYELTKSFRLLVALFSIADTRRRALHCANGCGHEWHDLSAQPQDPT; from the coding sequence GTGCTGTACGCACACGAGGTGATCCTGAACGAACTCGCACAAGGGCTCAGACCTGCGCCTGAGGGTGTCGAGTGGTTTGAGGGCCTCTCGGAGGATGACCAACGCAAGGCTTTGCACACGCTGGTGCTGTTCTGCGGGCAGGCCCGGGCGCGCGAGGACGATGTGCCAGAGAGCATCGCGCGCTCTGGCATTCGACCCACGCACACGCCTGCGGTGATGCTCACGAAATGGCGCTTCGGGATGGACCGACTTCCGGCCTATGAACTCACGAAGTCATTTCGCCTGCTCGTCGCCCTCTTCAGCATCGCCGATACCCGCAGGAGGGCGCTGCACTGCGCCAACGGGTGCGGTCACGAGTGGCACGACTTGTCAGCTCAGCCACAGGATCCAACCTAG